In the Alphaproteobacteria bacterium genome, ATCGCGCGCCTTCACGTCGGCGGAGCGGCCGAACGGCAGCGGCTTGATTCTGAGCGGCTCGATCGTGCGCAGCACGCCGAAGCCGGTGACGTGATCGTAGCCGACCACCGTCGCCGGCACGGTGCGGCCGGTGTTGGTGGTGATCTCGGCGGCATGCGCCTCGACCATCAGGTAGCCGATGGTCAGGATCAGCCCGTCCTCGTCGATGACGACGCCCGAGCCCTCGCGCTCGCGCCCGAGCGACTGCACGGTCTGTCCGTCCGGCGTGATGGTGGTCTTCACCTGCACCACCGCGGAGACAAGGTCTTCGATCGATGCCGCCTTGGCGGACGAGCCGACTGCTGCGGCTAGCACCAGCAGCAGAGCTTGGACGACCCGCTCGAATTTCGCGCAACAGGCGTTCCGCATGACAGCCTTCCCTCGGCAATGTCGAATCCCGGACGCAATCGGCATGCTACGCCGCCTCCAGCGTCGGCACTACGAAAATCCGGCGCTCAGGGCTTGAGCAGCGGCAGACTGTCAGCCGGCGGCGGCTTGGGGATGGACTGCAGATAGGCGTAGATGTCGGCGAGCTCGTCGTTGGGAAGCACGGCCTCGCGGTAGGGCGGCATGGCGCGATTGGTGGTGCGCACAAAGGCCGCGAGCGTTTCGTAAGGCAGCGGATAGGGCGCGATCTTCGGGCCCGCGGTGCCGCCCTGCCCCACCGTGCCGTGGCATTGCCAGCAGCCGACCCGCATGAATACCCGCTTGCCGTTTTCCGCCGATGCTGCAAGTGCGGCGCTGTGCGTCATCGCAAGACCGAGCAAGACAAGAACAACGCGGCGCATCGTCATTATCGCGGCTGCACGACGGCATCGACGAGCGCAGGCTCGCCGGCCTTGACGACCTGCACGGCGCGTTTCAGCGCCGGGCCAAGCTCGTTCGGATCCTCGATCGGCCCAATCGCGTACATGCCCATCGATTGTGCGAGCTTGGCGTAATCGATGTATGGCCCATCGATCAGCGTCCCGACCGGCCCGTCGTTGAGCACGCGGTCGCGCCGGTTCGCCATGCGCTGCACGTGCATGACCTCCTGATGGTAGGCGCGGTTGTTGTGCATCACGCTGAGCAGCGGCACCTTGTGATGCACCGCGGTCCACAGCACGCCCGGCGCATACATCAGGTCGCCATCGGCCTGGATGTTGACCGAGAAGCGCCCGAGCGCGCGGTTCGCGAGTGCGGCGCCGACCGCCGCCGGCGCATTGTAGCCTTCGCCATAGCCGCCCGATCCGCCGATGTAGTGATAGTGCTTCTCCATCGCCCACAGCCGGTGCGGCCAGCTCGACTGGAACGTGTCGCGTGAGACGAGCGACCAGTCCTCGTTCCTGATCTGCGCCCACAATTCGGCGCAGAGCCGCGCGGTGGAAATCGGGCTCGCATCCCAGCCATAGGTCGCGACCGTCAAGGTGCGCGCGCGGTTCTCCGCGTAGGCCTTGCGCAACGCCTCGCCGCGCTTTGCCAGC is a window encoding:
- a CDS encoding cytochrome c, whose amino-acid sequence is MRRVVLVLLGLAMTHSAALAASAENGKRVFMRVGCWQCHGTVGQGGTAGPKIAPYPLPYETLAAFVRTTNRAMPPYREAVLPNDELADIYAYLQSIPKPPPADSLPLLKP